The following proteins are co-located in the Triticum aestivum cultivar Chinese Spring chromosome 1A, IWGSC CS RefSeq v2.1, whole genome shotgun sequence genome:
- the LOC123131169 gene encoding NEP1-interacting protein-like 1, with amino-acid sequence MDTSASPSPSSSAPEPRQWAGGRPGLGSAALELACKVLCVVATCAFAAVGSLVGAVSGSVIGLATESGVVRGAGIGAISGAVFSIEVAESSRDLWHTSDSSVWSVLFMVDIILSLLSGRLVREKVGPAVQSAVQSQISAISSPFTEPSDLFETSGARGLPAHALRRLPAIKVSADTAVDEAGEALCCSVCLQDLEVGESARRLPGCRHVFHAPCIDRWLVRHASCPLCRRDILARPGTVGRPIPCL; translated from the exons ATGGACACGTCGGCGTCCCCTAGTCCCAGCTCGTCCGCGCCGGAGCCTCGGCAATGGGCCGGCGGTCGCCCCGGGCTGGGGTCCGCGGCGCTTGAGCTGGCCTGCAAGGTGCTCTGCGTCGTGGCGACGTGCGCCTTCGCCGCGGTGGGCTCGCTGGTTGGGGCGGTGTCGGGGTCGGTGATCGGGCTGGCGACGGAGAGCGGGGTGGTGCGGGGCGCTGGCATCGGCGCCATCTCCGGCGCCGTCTTCTCCATCGAGGTCGCCGAGTCGTCGCGGGACCTCTGGCACACCAGCGACTCCTCCGTCTGGAGCGTCCTCTTCATG GTGGACATCATCCTCAGCCTGCTGAGCGGGAGGCTGGTTCGCGAGAAGGTGGGGCCGGCGGTGCAGAGCGCCGTGCAGAGTCAG ATAAGCGCCATAAGCTCGCCGTTCACGGAGCCCAGCGACCTGTTCGAGACCAGCGGTGCGAGGGGGCTGCCGGCGCACGCGCTCCGGCGGCTGCCGGCGATCAAGGTCAGCGCGGACACCGCGGTGGACGAGGCCGGGGAGGCGCTCTGCTGCTCGGTGTGCCTGCAGGACCTTGAGGTGGGCGAGTCGGCGAGGCGGCTGCCCGGCTGCCGGCACGTCTTCCACGCGCCCTGCATCGACCGCTGGCTCGTCAGGCACGCCTCCTGCCCGCTCTGCCGACGAGACATCTTAGCCCGGCCGGGCACCGTAGGCCGGCCGATCCCCTGCTTGTAA